Proteins encoded in a region of the Planococcus citri chromosome 1, ihPlaCitr1.1, whole genome shotgun sequence genome:
- the gry gene encoding trafficking protein particle complex subunit 11 codes for METYQDFDFPAELRCQPQCLVAFIGLDYANNPIHKNIWEMFSQNRHLDRAPIEFIPLSSDCPLPVQKPKRTSYEWYVPKGILKTNWMNKHLRLVPSVIVLFYEVEWEDPHWTEKKLECASLIHSINSTIEGRNIKIALVLIQKSSAVVNTGSDDALSMERASELCAACDLNPKLLLLLHHNEHLQGYIVRLENVFYELAQSYYTQEIRNIKGHIAHLVKTSHQYLFVRHQFKIAFFNEMKRDLNTAHKHYTLANSNLLELRMSDANINDIKIVGSFITYKLCKIYFALNQPRDAISQFNAHIDRFRGKTGITELLFEHYIWLSKQFAVFGDLFEEAARQGLPAVQARHPGFYYEQAAQYASQRKKLVVDVYKDPIQYPENDPLLGWEKIEFYGQRPWRLGNRSEQFDTVREQLAVLALQYREKYVVDHSAIIISYLGNAIGQFKLYRSPRKRRYLAVQMANEYYNSKDYGKALTLFTHMLWEYRNDKWLELTVDLLKKALNCAYLTASLQEYTELSIEGLYLFSNDDKLRIMNNIAAIIQKMNPHPEPLLNETDISKAIELWSNLVHTPAVKFINVDMHSSTSFVYCKAAFHQNDSDAVGVEIWLCNEFPADLNFSQLAIGIASPSRNSEFFIFKQSENETQGLTLKSGEIKCIPYSFIPLVSDIGNELQLTYVSLTLGNENIDNRLINLRFSGKWSESEVLIRDDSYFTSHSKQKTQFYKLEPNLSVQIKPKVAKLRFSIAHKPPSLISEWYPVEIVIKNEESFVCKNCSIHVSLATLSTVSVATTPDNLNLKSSTEIYENISSEPSQLPSVIAIGNVEVGETVQKTVYLKTRSVETRNISFKITYNTMNTGGEEISCAKEETIQLETVNVFEVTASFLSIKCEHVSKIYANEPVLMRMQIDCISPWPVFIENTTFALQKEQVSWNEDKCLSCLKDKILRNKEIGTEVVSFTVKNTPDDNSVSLGMFSLFWRRENFDKEMAVCTEVQLPQVKVEKLPLYIDIDISSPGWVRTPMPLKLVLQNNSEELMSFDISVEHNEIDAFMFSGCKQMSFNIIPGGKYPIYYNLFPLQAGNIPLPYIKLTIHSDLISQTDLADLIKRTLPSSLFVMPQRKGNEANINCLMNGSEP; via the exons ATGGAAACATATCAAGATTTCGATTTTCCGGCCGAGCTACGTTGCCAACCTCAATGTCTGGTTGCATTCATAGGGCTGGATTACGCGAATAATCCGATCCATAAAAACATCTGGGAAATGTTCTCTCAAAATCGACATTTAGATCGAGCACCAATCGAGTTCATTCCACTTTCATCGGATTGTCCACTCCCAGTTCAGAAACCCAAA AGAACTTCGTACGAATGGTATGTTCCAAAAGGCATTTTGAAAACCAACTGGATGAATAAACATCTTCGTTTAGTGCCCTCTGTAATCGTGTTATTCTACGAAGTCGAATGGGAAGATCCTCACTGGactgagaaaaaattagaatgtgCTTCACTCATTCATTCTATCAA TTCGACCATCGAAggaagaaatataaaaatcgcTTTGGTCTTGATTCAAAAGAGTTCGGCTGTTGTTAATACAGGTTCAGATGACGCGTTGTCGATGGAAAGAGCATCTGAATTATGCGCAGCTTGCGATTTAAATCCTAAATTGTTGTTATTACTGCATCATAACGAACACTTACAAGGATACATCGTTAG ACTCGAGAACGTGTTTTACGAGCTAGCTCAGAGTTACTATACTCAAGAAATCCGTAACATTAAGGGTCACATTGCACACTTGGTTAAAACCTCGCACCAATATTTATTCGTAAGGCATCAGTTCAAAATTgcttttttcaacgaaatgaaGCGTGATCTGAACACTGCTCACAA ACATTACACTTTGGCCAATTCTAACCTACTCGAATTAAGAATGTCCGATGCGAATATCAACGACATCAAAATCGTCGGATCGTTTATTACGtataaattatgtaaaatttatttcgcTTTGAATCAGCCTCGAGACGCTATTAGTCAATTCAATGCTCACATCGATCGATTTCGTGGAAAAACTGGAATCACTGAGTTACTTTTCGAACATTACATATGGCTTTCGAAACA GTTCGCTGTTTTCGGCGATTTATTCGAAGAAGCTGCTAGACAAGGATTACCGGCGGTTCAAGCTCGCCATCCTGGATTCTATTACGAACAAGCTGCGCAATACGCCTCTCAACGTAAAAAATTGGTTGTCGATGTGTATAAA GATCCCATTCAGTATCCGGAAAACGATCCATTATTAGGCTGGGAGAAAATCGAGTTTTACGGTCAACGTCCTTGGCGATTAGGAAATCGTTCCGAGCAATTTGATACTGTAAGGGAGCAACTGGCTGTGCTCGCTTTACAATACAGAGAGAAATACGTTGTTGATCATTCC GCGATAATCATTAGTTATCTGGGCAACGCTATCGGACAATTTAAACTTTATAGATCGCCGAGAAAAAGAAGATATCTAG CTGTTCAAATGGCTAATGAATATTATAACTCGAAAGATTATGGGAAAGCATTAAC GCTATTCACTCACATGCTATGGGAATATCGTAATGATAAATGGTTAGAACTGACTGTGGATCTATTGAAAAAAGCTCTGAATTGCGCTTACTTGACGGCTAGTTTACAAGAATATACCGAATTATCTATCGAGGGTCTTTATTTATTCTCTAACGACGATAAGTTACGAATTATGAATAATATTGCGGCCATTATACAG aAAATGAACCCGCATCCTGAACCTTTATTGAATGAAACAGATATTTCGAAGGCGATCGAATTATGGTCCAATTTAGTTCATACCCCAGCAGTGAAATTCATAAATGTCGATATGCATTCCAGTACCTCTTTCGTATACTGCAAAGCAGCTTTTCATCAAAACGATAGCGATGCCGTTGGTGTAGAAATATGGCTTTG caaCGAGTTCCCagctgatttgaatttttctcagttAGCTATCGGTATCGCTAGTCCTTCCAGAAATTcggagtttttcatttttaaacaaagtgAGAACGAAACTCAGGGTTTAACTTTGAAATCTGGCGAAATAAAATGCATACCGTATAGTTTTATTCCTCTGGTATCCGATATTGGAAATGAATTACAA TTGACTTACGTATCATTGACTCTTGGTAATGAAAACATCGACAATAGACTGATCAACTTACGTTTTTCTGGTAAATGGAGCGAATCGGAGGTTTTAATCAGAGACGACTCGTATTTTAC GTCACATTCAAAACAGAAAACCCAATTTTACAAACTCGAACCGAATCTATCTGTACAAATTAAACCGAAAGTAGCCAAATTGCGATTTTCTATCGCTCATAAACCTCCGAGCTTGATTTCCGAATGGTATCCGGTAGAGATAGTGATTAAAAACGAAGAATCCTTCGTGTGTAAGAATTGCTCCATTCATGTTAGTTTGGCCACTTTGTCTACGGTTTCTGTGGCAACTACTCCGGATAATTTGAATCTCAAGAGTTCCA CCGAAATATACGAAAATATAAGCAGCGAACCCAGCCAATTACCTTCTGTTATTGCTATTGGTAATGTCGAAGTTGGCGAAACTGTACAGAAAACCGTATACCTCAAAACACGTTCGGTAGAAACTAGAAATATTTCATTCAAA ATAACGTACAACACGATGAATACAGGAGGCGAAGAAATATCCTGCGCCAAAGAAGAAACTATTCAATTGGAAACCGTAAACGTATTCGAAGTAACCGCTTCTTTCTTATCAATCAAATGCGAACACGTGTCAAAAATTTACGCCAATGAGCCGGTTCTCATGCGAATGCAGATCGACTGCATTTCTCCATGGCCTGTTTTTATCGAAAATACCACGTTCGCTTTGCAG aagGAGCAAGTTTCTTGGAACGAAGACAAATGTCTATCTTGTTTGAAGGATAAGATTTTAAGAAACAAGGAAATTGGCACCGAAGTTGTTTCCTTCACGGTGAAAAATACGCCGGATGATAATTCCGTATCATTGGGaatgttttctttattttggagAAG agaaaattttgataaagagaTGGCTGTTTGTACCGAAGTGCAATTACCTCAAGTGAAAGTGGAAAAGTTACCCCTCTATATCGATATAGACATATCTTCCCCTGGTTGGGTAAGAACTCCGATGCCTTTGAAATTAGTCTTGCAGAATAATTCCGAAGAATTGATGTCGTTTGATATCAGCGTCGAGCATAATGAAATCGATGCATTCATGTTTTCCGGATGTAAACAA ATGAGTTTTAACATCATACCTGGCGGGAAATATCCTATTTATTATAACTTGTTTCCATTACAAGCCGGAAATATTCCATTACCGTATATTAAACTAACTATTCACTCGGATTTGATATCTCAGACAGATCTCGCTGATTTAATCAAAAGAACTTTACCATCTTCGCTGTTCGTTATG ccCCAAAGAAAAGGCAACGAAGCGAATATCAATTGTTTAATGAATGGAAGCGAACCTTAG
- the LOC135831146 gene encoding uncharacterized protein LOC135831146 isoform X3 produces MVVSVEEMHVAVENECEKSNGENESNVVVDKLTTEVVEKAAPGSDSDLVIKNAVTEVVEKTIPAGDSDILANLATTEVVKKDAPGSDSEVFAGLNGVKTPVEAVTAAGEPQPNIASVIKEQEKENKVDQKKEQPVSGDGVDVASDIDGEKPQEPPAIVSNGVSCDVNDDIEEEDIVDEDDVVDELSPSSQFTDAKEEQSPASLPSSVSEVESKEPLSVAEPLRKDSQAEAVVSNEAKSPATVEQNGSPANEIAEKMETDVEEVAEQKSPVVEEDSAAAAVAGDDDKMETEETKSDATPETVPVPSPAAELSPSPAVAVAIEKAPEPVTVPKDTSLEKKPHLAVIVRDKPCAVVAATNFGVAETVDDKMDTTDAEPVIKTNDDQSVKPPTVVDESKAEEAKPAVEIKPVESAEKDKTPETNIIKPVEDPVPETKIEKKPAEPEKEPAAKETATVASVKRKATADTAEEPEQDRDGGISSSSSHSSSSEADNTQDCKRIRFDESIFEEDERERLIREFVERSTETSDEIGKNCDKLQHEIAALSDLARAKELEWNSIMRLLKLKEEMLERILFKKRHIDCQNKPDLEINVNKMYKNFVTSSTTSTDQKSNRSETSTPTNINNHVSVVPIGSSISAASAAAAASASATSGSNLSNAATAPQDLYNSGSGKSSSAINSTLTSESLGGKSRPLHRPILPKPSMTSASQAAAAQSSSHVSHTLHAAVQQAAAAAAAQHMAQPPHSSSSQQQQQQHMQQQHQAQSNMMQSNAASMLVDQNSIIGEGRQGPILDVKSIIADFRSKNPDSLPRRGRRNLPFGARGIPDNGPGPRFMGNTSLLSMANIALGSGSHIRTSVTSTTHNDHRPNSFMMGQDNSVPTSLTRTEMQMRHPTIDSLMLSVNQAAAAAAASGNSSQPNSSTNSSGNSNSNNDYFRETLVKIAKLNEKREMSNAAALHMGGNNKGGGGSHLPPPPPYPEVTLHPVLVPQSSGSPPVQNSLLHGILTKSNAAAAAAAAQAASNQHHPSSTVGNAGSMGATSVSSIQHRPTTFSPTLARLLTAPERSRGHRTTIGSSGRNTKSTLNEILNSKKTRTEVTITPVTTSTAGPTKNGSDVVLVDDDDESEVADRLVIDEGREVVAESASNVIPADQVPECQGCHKKAAQFVCAGCGNQWYCSRECQVEAWENHSEMCSG; encoded by the exons CGTGGAGGAGATGCATGTGGCAGTGGAAAACGAATGCGAAAAGTCGAACGGCGAAAACGAAAGTAACGTCGTAGTTGACAAGTTGACAACCGAGGTCGTCGAAAAGGCTGCCCCAGGAAGCGATTCGGATCTCGTGATCAAGAATGCGGTAACCGAAGTCGTCGAAAAAACTATCCCAGCCGGCGATTCGGATATACTCGCGAATCTGGCAACAACCGAGGTAGTCAAGAAAGATGCTCCCGGCAGTGATTCAGAAGTATTCGCTGGTCTGAACGGTGTCAAGACTCCGGTAGAAGCAGTCACCGCTGCCGGAGAACCGCAGCCGAACATCGCTTCCGTAATCAAAgaacaagaaaaagaaaacaaggtCGACCAAAAGAAAGAACAACCTGTCAGCGGCGATGGTGTCGACGTCGCCTCCGATATTGACGGTGAAAAACCCCAAGAACCCCCCGCCATTGTCTCGAATGGCGTTAGCTGCGACGTCAACGACGATATCGAAGAAGAAGACATCGTAGACGAAGACGACGTCGTCGACGAACTCTCTCCATCTTCGCAATTCACCGATGCCAAAGAAGAACAATCACCAGCGTCGCTGCCTTCCTCGGTATCTGAAGTTGAATCTAAAGAACCCCTATCGGTTGCAGAACCACTGCGAAAAGATTCTCAGGCGGAAGCGGTGGTAAGCAATGAGGCGAAATCACCGGCTACGGTCGAACAAAATGGATCACCAGCTAACGAAATTGCCGAAAAAATGGAAACCGACGTCGAAGAAGTGGCCGAGCAGAAATCGCCCGTTGTCGAAGAAGATAGCGCCGCAGCAGCAGTAGCCGGCGATGATGATAAAATGGAAACCGAAGAAACGAAAAGTGACGCGACGCCGGAAACCGTACCTGTACCATCTCCAGCGGCAGAATTATCGCCTTCGCCGGCTGTGGCTGTGGCTATTGAAAAAGCACCAGAACCCGTTACCGTTCCGAAAGATACGTCTTTGGAAAAGAAACCCCACCTTGCTGTTATTGTCCGTGACAAACCATGTGCTGTGGTCGCCGCTACTAATTTTGGCGTCGCCGAAACCGTCGACGACAAGATGGATACCACCGATGCTGAACCTGTGATCAAAACCAACGATGACCAAAGCGTTAAACCGCCCACCGTAGTAGACGAATCGAAAGCCGAAGAAGCGAAACCGGCCGTCGAAATCAAACCAGTCGAAAGCGCCGAAAAAGATAAAACACCCGAAACCAATATTATCAAACCTGTCGAAGATCCAGTTCCCGAAACGAAAATCGAAAAGAAACCAGCCGAG cCCGAAAAAGAACCAGCTGCAAAAGAAACCGCAACCGTGGCCAGCGTTAAACGAAAAGCCACCGCAGATACGGCCGAAGAACCGGAGCAAGATCGCGACGGTGGTATCAGCAGCAGCAGTAGTCACAGCAGTAGCAGCGAGGCAGATAATACTCAAGATTGTAAAAGAATACGTTTCGACGAGTCGATATTCGAAGAAGACGAACGAGAAAGACTAATTCGCGAATTCGTCGAAAGATCTACCGAAACTTCCGACGAGATCGgtaaaaattgtgataaattgCAGCACGAAATCGCAGCCCTATCCGATCTCGCCCGAGCGAAAGAATTGGAATGGAATTCTATTATGAG attattaaaattgaaagaagaaatGCTGGAAAGAATCCTGTTCAAGAAACGTCATATAGATTGTCAAAATAAGCCTGATTTAGAAATAAATGTGAATAAAATGTACAAGAATTTCGTCACGTCATCGACAACGTCTACTGATCAAAAA TCAAATCGAAGCGAAACTAGCACCCCGACCAATATCAACAACCACGTATCAGTTGTACCGATCGGCTCGTCGATATCAGCAGCATCGGCAGCTGCAGCTGCATCAGCTTCCGCCACGTCCGGCAGCAACCTATCGAATGCGGCGACTGCACCTCAAGACTTATATAACAGCGGCAGCGGTAAATCATCGTCGGCGATCAATTCCACCCTTACGTCGGAGTCTCTAGGAGGCAAATCACGACCTCTGCATAGGCCGATTTTACCCAAACCGTCGATGACGTCCGCTTCGCAGGCGGCCGCAGCTCAATCATCGTCGCACGTCTCGCATACGCTACATGCGGCCGTTCAACAGGCTGCGGCAGCAGCTGCCGCCCAGCATATGGCCCAGCCACCgcattcgtcgtcgtcgcaacagcagcagcagcagcataTGCAGCAACAGCATCAGGCGCAGTCGAATATGATGCAATCGAACGCCGCGTCTATGTTAGTCGATCAAAATTCCATTATCGGCGAAGGTCGTCAGGGACCTATTTTAGATGTGAAATCCATTATCGCCGATTTCCGTTCCAAGAATCCGGATTCGCTGCCGAGAAGAGGACGTAGAAATTTACCGTTCGGTGCTCGGGGTATACCGGATAATGGACCTGGTCCGCGATTCATGGGTAATACTTCGTTGCTGAGTATGGCTAATATTGCTTTGGGCTCTGGGAGCCATATTCGTACATCTGTGACGTCGACTACGCATAACGATCATCGGCCGAATAGTTTCATGATGG GCCAAGATAACTCAGTTCCAACGTCTCTAACGCGAACGGAGATGCAAATGCGACATCCGACCATCGATTCGTTAATGTTATCGGTTAACcaagcggcggcggcggctgcCGCCTCCGGTAACTCTAGTCAGCCGAATAGTAGTACTAATTCTAGTGGTAATAGTAATAGTAATAACGATTATTTCCGCGAAACGTTGGTCAAAATCGCCAAGCTGAACGAAAAACGCGAAATGTCGAACGCGGCCGCTCTCCACATGGGCGGCAACAACAAAGGAGGCGGCGGATCGCATCTGCCTCCTCCGCCGCCTTACCCGGAGGTTACCCTGCATCCGGTACTCGTTCCTCAATCGTCGGGCTCACCCCCAGTGCAGAATTCCCTTTTGCATGGTATTCTGACGAAATCAAACGCGGCTGCAGCCGCGGCCGCCGCCCAAGCTGCCAGCAATCAGCATCATCCCAGTAGTACGGTCGGAAATGCGGGCTCGATGGGCGCTACGTCCGTTAGCAGCATACAACACAGGCCGACCACCTTTTCGCCGACGCTAGCCAGACTGTTGACGGCGCCGGAACGCAGTCGCGGACATAGAACGACCATCGGATCATCCGGCAGGAATACCAAGTCGACGTTGAACGAAATACTAAATTCCAAG AAAACACGTACCGAAGTTACAATTACTCCAGTTACGACCAGTACGGCAGGCCCAACGAAAAATGGCTCCGACGTTGTCTTGGTA GATGACGACGACGAATCCGAAGTCGCCGATCGTTTGGTTATCGACGAAGGCAGAGAAGTAGTCGCCGAAAGCGCATCTAACGTTATTCCAGCCGACCAAGTTCCCGAATGCCAAGGTTGTCACAAGAAAGCCGCTCAGTTCGTTTGTGCCGGATGTGGAAATCAGTGGTATTGTAGTAGAGAATGCCAG GTGGAAGCCTGGGAAAATCATTCAGAAATGTGCTCCGGTTAA
- the LOC135831146 gene encoding uncharacterized protein LOC135831146 isoform X4, producing MHVAVENECEKSNGENESNVVVDKLTTEVVEKAAPGSDSDLVIKNAVTEVVEKTIPAGDSDILANLATTEVVKKDAPGSDSEVFAGLNGVKTPVEAVTAAGEPQPNIASVIKEQEKENKVDQKKEQPVSGDGVDVASDIDGEKPQEPPAIVSNGVSCDVNDDIEEEDIVDEDDVVDELSPSSQFTDAKEEQSPASLPSSVSEVESKEPLSVAEPLRKDSQAEAVVSNEAKSPATVEQNGSPANEIAEKMETDVEEVAEQKSPVVEEDSAAAAVAGDDDKMETEETKSDATPETVPVPSPAAELSPSPAVAVAIEKAPEPVTVPKDTSLEKKPHLAVIVRDKPCAVVAATNFGVAETVDDKMDTTDAEPVIKTNDDQSVKPPTVVDESKAEEAKPAVEIKPVESAEKDKTPETNIIKPVEDPVPETKIEKKPAEPEKEPAAKETATVASVKRKATADTAEEPEQDRDGGISSSSSHSSSSEADNTQDCKRIRFDESIFEEDERERLIREFVERSTETSDEIGKNCDKLQHEIAALSDLARAKELEWNSIMRLLKLKEEMLERILFKKRHIDCQNKPDLEINVNKMYKNFVTSSTTSTDQKSNRSETSTPTNINNHVSVVPIGSSISAASAAAAASASATSGSNLSNAATAPQDLYNSGSGKSSSAINSTLTSESLGGKSRPLHRPILPKPSMTSASQAAAAQSSSHVSHTLHAAVQQAAAAAAAQHMAQPPHSSSSQQQQQQHMQQQHQAQSNMMQSNAASMLVDQNSIIGEGRQGPILDVKSIIADFRSKNPDSLPRRGRRNLPFGARGIPDNGPGPRFMGNTSLLSMANIALGSGSHIRTSVTSTTHNDHRPNSFMMGQDNSVPTSLTRTEMQMRHPTIDSLMLSVNQAAAAAAASGNSSQPNSSTNSSGNSNSNNDYFRETLVKIAKLNEKREMSNAAALHMGGNNKGGGGSHLPPPPPYPEVTLHPVLVPQSSGSPPVQNSLLHGILTKSNAAAAAAAAQAASNQHHPSSTVGNAGSMGATSVSSIQHRPTTFSPTLARLLTAPERSRGHRTTIGSSGRNTKSTLNEILNSKKTRTEVTITPVTTSTAGPTKNGSDVVLVDDDDESEVADRLVIDEGREVVAESASNVIPADQVPECQGCHKKAAQFVCAGCGNQWYCSRECQVEAWENHSEMCSG from the exons ATGCATGTGGCAGTGGAAAACGAATGCGAAAAGTCGAACGGCGAAAACGAAAGTAACGTCGTAGTTGACAAGTTGACAACCGAGGTCGTCGAAAAGGCTGCCCCAGGAAGCGATTCGGATCTCGTGATCAAGAATGCGGTAACCGAAGTCGTCGAAAAAACTATCCCAGCCGGCGATTCGGATATACTCGCGAATCTGGCAACAACCGAGGTAGTCAAGAAAGATGCTCCCGGCAGTGATTCAGAAGTATTCGCTGGTCTGAACGGTGTCAAGACTCCGGTAGAAGCAGTCACCGCTGCCGGAGAACCGCAGCCGAACATCGCTTCCGTAATCAAAgaacaagaaaaagaaaacaaggtCGACCAAAAGAAAGAACAACCTGTCAGCGGCGATGGTGTCGACGTCGCCTCCGATATTGACGGTGAAAAACCCCAAGAACCCCCCGCCATTGTCTCGAATGGCGTTAGCTGCGACGTCAACGACGATATCGAAGAAGAAGACATCGTAGACGAAGACGACGTCGTCGACGAACTCTCTCCATCTTCGCAATTCACCGATGCCAAAGAAGAACAATCACCAGCGTCGCTGCCTTCCTCGGTATCTGAAGTTGAATCTAAAGAACCCCTATCGGTTGCAGAACCACTGCGAAAAGATTCTCAGGCGGAAGCGGTGGTAAGCAATGAGGCGAAATCACCGGCTACGGTCGAACAAAATGGATCACCAGCTAACGAAATTGCCGAAAAAATGGAAACCGACGTCGAAGAAGTGGCCGAGCAGAAATCGCCCGTTGTCGAAGAAGATAGCGCCGCAGCAGCAGTAGCCGGCGATGATGATAAAATGGAAACCGAAGAAACGAAAAGTGACGCGACGCCGGAAACCGTACCTGTACCATCTCCAGCGGCAGAATTATCGCCTTCGCCGGCTGTGGCTGTGGCTATTGAAAAAGCACCAGAACCCGTTACCGTTCCGAAAGATACGTCTTTGGAAAAGAAACCCCACCTTGCTGTTATTGTCCGTGACAAACCATGTGCTGTGGTCGCCGCTACTAATTTTGGCGTCGCCGAAACCGTCGACGACAAGATGGATACCACCGATGCTGAACCTGTGATCAAAACCAACGATGACCAAAGCGTTAAACCGCCCACCGTAGTAGACGAATCGAAAGCCGAAGAAGCGAAACCGGCCGTCGAAATCAAACCAGTCGAAAGCGCCGAAAAAGATAAAACACCCGAAACCAATATTATCAAACCTGTCGAAGATCCAGTTCCCGAAACGAAAATCGAAAAGAAACCAGCCGAG cCCGAAAAAGAACCAGCTGCAAAAGAAACCGCAACCGTGGCCAGCGTTAAACGAAAAGCCACCGCAGATACGGCCGAAGAACCGGAGCAAGATCGCGACGGTGGTATCAGCAGCAGCAGTAGTCACAGCAGTAGCAGCGAGGCAGATAATACTCAAGATTGTAAAAGAATACGTTTCGACGAGTCGATATTCGAAGAAGACGAACGAGAAAGACTAATTCGCGAATTCGTCGAAAGATCTACCGAAACTTCCGACGAGATCGgtaaaaattgtgataaattgCAGCACGAAATCGCAGCCCTATCCGATCTCGCCCGAGCGAAAGAATTGGAATGGAATTCTATTATGAG attattaaaattgaaagaagaaatGCTGGAAAGAATCCTGTTCAAGAAACGTCATATAGATTGTCAAAATAAGCCTGATTTAGAAATAAATGTGAATAAAATGTACAAGAATTTCGTCACGTCATCGACAACGTCTACTGATCAAAAA TCAAATCGAAGCGAAACTAGCACCCCGACCAATATCAACAACCACGTATCAGTTGTACCGATCGGCTCGTCGATATCAGCAGCATCGGCAGCTGCAGCTGCATCAGCTTCCGCCACGTCCGGCAGCAACCTATCGAATGCGGCGACTGCACCTCAAGACTTATATAACAGCGGCAGCGGTAAATCATCGTCGGCGATCAATTCCACCCTTACGTCGGAGTCTCTAGGAGGCAAATCACGACCTCTGCATAGGCCGATTTTACCCAAACCGTCGATGACGTCCGCTTCGCAGGCGGCCGCAGCTCAATCATCGTCGCACGTCTCGCATACGCTACATGCGGCCGTTCAACAGGCTGCGGCAGCAGCTGCCGCCCAGCATATGGCCCAGCCACCgcattcgtcgtcgtcgcaacagcagcagcagcagcataTGCAGCAACAGCATCAGGCGCAGTCGAATATGATGCAATCGAACGCCGCGTCTATGTTAGTCGATCAAAATTCCATTATCGGCGAAGGTCGTCAGGGACCTATTTTAGATGTGAAATCCATTATCGCCGATTTCCGTTCCAAGAATCCGGATTCGCTGCCGAGAAGAGGACGTAGAAATTTACCGTTCGGTGCTCGGGGTATACCGGATAATGGACCTGGTCCGCGATTCATGGGTAATACTTCGTTGCTGAGTATGGCTAATATTGCTTTGGGCTCTGGGAGCCATATTCGTACATCTGTGACGTCGACTACGCATAACGATCATCGGCCGAATAGTTTCATGATGG GCCAAGATAACTCAGTTCCAACGTCTCTAACGCGAACGGAGATGCAAATGCGACATCCGACCATCGATTCGTTAATGTTATCGGTTAACcaagcggcggcggcggctgcCGCCTCCGGTAACTCTAGTCAGCCGAATAGTAGTACTAATTCTAGTGGTAATAGTAATAGTAATAACGATTATTTCCGCGAAACGTTGGTCAAAATCGCCAAGCTGAACGAAAAACGCGAAATGTCGAACGCGGCCGCTCTCCACATGGGCGGCAACAACAAAGGAGGCGGCGGATCGCATCTGCCTCCTCCGCCGCCTTACCCGGAGGTTACCCTGCATCCGGTACTCGTTCCTCAATCGTCGGGCTCACCCCCAGTGCAGAATTCCCTTTTGCATGGTATTCTGACGAAATCAAACGCGGCTGCAGCCGCGGCCGCCGCCCAAGCTGCCAGCAATCAGCATCATCCCAGTAGTACGGTCGGAAATGCGGGCTCGATGGGCGCTACGTCCGTTAGCAGCATACAACACAGGCCGACCACCTTTTCGCCGACGCTAGCCAGACTGTTGACGGCGCCGGAACGCAGTCGCGGACATAGAACGACCATCGGATCATCCGGCAGGAATACCAAGTCGACGTTGAACGAAATACTAAATTCCAAG AAAACACGTACCGAAGTTACAATTACTCCAGTTACGACCAGTACGGCAGGCCCAACGAAAAATGGCTCCGACGTTGTCTTGGTA GATGACGACGACGAATCCGAAGTCGCCGATCGTTTGGTTATCGACGAAGGCAGAGAAGTAGTCGCCGAAAGCGCATCTAACGTTATTCCAGCCGACCAAGTTCCCGAATGCCAAGGTTGTCACAAGAAAGCCGCTCAGTTCGTTTGTGCCGGATGTGGAAATCAGTGGTATTGTAGTAGAGAATGCCAG GTGGAAGCCTGGGAAAATCATTCAGAAATGTGCTCCGGTTAA